The nucleotide sequence TACCATCGAGACCCTAATTCGCAGTTTTGGTGCAAACCCTATAGTTTATGAGCTCGATACACATCCAAATGGGAAGCAAATGGAGAAGGCACTGATTGAATTAGGGTTTCAACCAAGTGTGCCAGCAATATTTATAGGGAAAGAGTTAGTTGGTGGTGCTAATGAGATAATGAGCCTTAATGTAAGGGGTAAGCTTAAGCAATTGCTCATTAGGGCTAATGCCATTTGGATATAGAGTTAATCAGTAATGACTAGCTATGTATATAGCAATTAGTCTAAGAGttgtaataataaattaattaccACTTTATTATAGAGAGTTTTTGTTTTCTCTCACATTTTGCTTCTTGATGTATAAATAAAATTGTATACTTTGGTGGTATATAGCTAGCTAGTCTTTTCTTTAGGCAATCCAGTGACAATTTTGCTATGTCCACAGCTGATTGACATAAATGAAGTTAATAAATATGAGCATAATTcatgcattttattttaattcaatgtataaataataacttaaaatgtACTAGTCATTTTTACATTATCCATTTGTTGCGACAGTAACCACTAAAGCCCCTATTAATTGGGAGGGGATCATAAGGTATGTGATCGAATCCTTGCCAACAAAGTTAAAGTTTAGATGATTAATCAACTGAGCTACTAAGATTTTCACCATTAAAGCACATTTGTTGGT is from Capsicum annuum cultivar UCD-10X-F1 chromosome 5, UCD10Xv1.1, whole genome shotgun sequence and encodes:
- the LOC124898407 gene encoding monothiol glutaredoxin-S2-like gives rise to the protein MDMVMKLGASSAVVIFAKSSCCISHTIETLIRSFGANPIVYELDTHPNGKQMEKALIELGFQPSVPAIFIGKELVGGANEIMSLNVRGKLKQLLIRANAIWI